In Cyclobacteriaceae bacterium, the DNA window TACTCAACATCCATTACCAGGTAAGGAATGATCGCGGAGAGGTAAATTCCTATGTTAAATAAAATAAAGAACTGGAACATCATAAAGATGATCACGCTGAGTTTCGAAAAGTAAAGCGTAGCCAGCCCTACAGGCGATGCATGGACCTGCTTCCAGGTATTGTTCTTGTACTCAAGTTGGGTAACGAGACTCGTCGCCAGGATGACACCCATTGGAAGAAGCATGATCGCCATAGACTCCCATGAATTTCTCCACAATTGAAACCAGAAGTCAGGGGATGAATATGTCTTAATGGTTTTCTCCGGCTGTAACAGTCGTGCGGCAATTACGATGACGGGTGTAAAGAATCCACCCACGATCACCAGCCATGTTGCAAGGCTTCTTTTTCTCTTGAGCCATTCACTTTGAAAGCTGTGTACAAATGTCATCATAGGTCAGTTGTTTATCAGGTCCATAAAAATTGTCTCCAGATCATTCTTGATAGAAGTGATCTCATACACTCCAATGCCTTGCGTGACAAGCTCGTGATTGATATCTGCCATTTCCACACGTGATACCACCGGGATGATCAGCTTTTCAGGTTCGATGGTGGCCGTTATCCCAAGCTTATTCAACACCTGTATAGCGGCAGAGTTATCATTGGTAGCAATCGCGATGAAGGATGCTCCCTGTTGTTTGGACTTCAACTCCGGCAGTGTTCCCTGGAAAACCAGGTTGCCTTTGTTGATAATACCTACGTCCATCACGAGTTTTTCAATCTCGGCAAGCAAGTGACTTGATATTAAAATAGTAGTGCCGAATTCATGATTTAATTTTTTAAGTAGCTCACGTACTTCGATCATGCTGTTGGGATCAAGGCCGTTGGTAGGCTCATCGAGGATGAGGAATTCAGGCTTGTGCAATAACGCCACCGCAATGCCCAGACGCTGCTTCATACCCAGGGAAAACTGACTGGCTTTTTTGGTTCCAGTACTCGCCAGACCAACACGCTCCAGGACTTCCGTGATATTGGATTTGGGACATTGGAATATCTTCTGGAACAACAAAAGATTCTCATGTGCTGTGAGATGTCCGTAGAGCGAAGGACTTTCGATAAGTGATCCAACATTTTTTAATATTTCAAGACGGTGATCATGGAAACTCTTTCCAAAAACGGTGATGGTACCCTGTTGCTTCCTGAGCAATCCGAGGATCAATCTCAGGGTGGTGGTTTTCCCCGCGCCATTCGGGCCAAGAAAGCCGTAGATGCTTCCTTCTTTTACTTTCAGGTTAATGCCATTGAGCACGGTCTCAGTGGATGAAAAGCTGTGGGTGAGATCAGTTGTCTCCAAACAATAGTCTGCCATTGGTGTGTTTTGGTTTCACTGATGGCTCGACGATGAATGGAGGGAAATGTTACAGAGGTGTTGATCATTGGGCCACTAAGCAATGCACCTTTACACATATAGCACATTGAATAAACCTTTCTGATTTGTCTTAACAACTCATCAGAATTATTAACGGCTTTTGGGTGATTTCAAAAACACAAAAAAGGGTCAATCTTGCGCGCATGAAAAAAATAAGCCTTCCCGCAATTACTTCATGCGCAACACTTCTGATTGCGTTCTTCTCCTGCATGAACATGTCTGCTCAGGATAATCCTGACAGTATAAAGATCCGAACCACTACCCTCACACCAGGCGTTTACATGCTTGATTGTACAGGAGGCTTTGGAGGCGGAAATATAACAGCCTCTGTTGGAGAAGATGGAATACTGATCGCAGACAACATGTTTATATCTATGATGCCAAAGGTGCAGGCAGCATTGAAAAAACTTTCCGATAAACCAGTGAAGTTCGCCCTCAACTCGCACTTCCACGGTGATCACATCCAGGGAAATGCTGTGCTGGATAAAAACACAACCATCATCGCTCATGAGAATGTAAGGAAAAGAGTGGGTGCTTCTGCCGATCATGGAAGACTACCGGACATCACATTCACCGACAGAACCAGCCTGTACTTCAACGGCGAAGAAATCCGCCTGATCCATTTACCCAACGGACATACCGATTCAGATGCTGTCATCTATTTCACAAAATCAAAAGTGCTGCACATGGGAGATATGTTCTTCTTCGGCATGTTCCCAGCCGTGTACACGAATGGTGGAGGCGACATCAGGCAGCTCATTAAAAATCTTGAAGCAATTATTAAAGAAGCCGATCCCGCATCGAAGGTTGTTCCGGGGCATGGTGACCCTGCTTCGATGCAGGATTTTCAGAATTATGTTGCCATGCTGAAGGAGACTACAGCCATTGTAGAAGCAGCTTTGAAGAAAGGAAAGACACTCGATCAGCTAACCAAAGAAAAAGTCTTTGCAAAATACAATGCTCTCGGAGAAGGCGGAGCACAAACTACAGATCAATACCTGGGGATGGTTTATAAATTACTGGGCGGCAAGTGATTTACCGGGATAAAGGAAAAATATCCCCACTCTTCTTTGCCTGAATAGCGTAATTCTTCTTATGATCGCTGGCATGGTTTTTTTTGAAAAAAGTCCAACAAGACTTTTCAAAACTAAATCAAATCAAACTATCATGAAAAAAATAATCAAAAATTTCCTTCCGGCATTGCTTTGTGCAGTTGCCCTTACCACCGGATTTGCTCAAACTCAAACAACGACGATGGGAACGCCCATCAATGATCCGGCAGTGAGTCGCAGGTTGCAGGCTGACCTGAGCTATCGGAATACCAAGCTTGGGAAATCAGAAGTTACCTGGTATGAAAGCAAAGGCAAAGGTTACTATGCAAACTATTCTATCGGAAGTGAAAAATTCCTTACCCGTTATGACCTTGACGGAAAGTACATGGATACCTATACTCAGTCTGACTGGAATGGAGCGGATGTTCCTGAAGATCTGAAGACGGCATATAGCAAAAGTGCTTATAAGAACAGTGAGGTAACAGGTTACTGGAAAGCTTCCGATCCTGATAAAAAAGGTTCATACCTCGAACTTCAAAACAAGCAGGGAAAGACTTCAAGAGTATGGGTAGATGAAAAAGGAAAGTTCT includes these proteins:
- a CDS encoding ABC transporter permease subunit, producing the protein MMTFVHSFQSEWLKRKRSLATWLVIVGGFFTPVIVIAARLLQPEKTIKTYSSPDFWFQLWRNSWESMAIMLLPMGVILATSLVTQLEYKNNTWKQVHASPVGLATLYFSKLSVIIFMMFQFFILFNIGIYLSAIIPYLVMDVEYPSTAIPYMTFLKDNALYFVDCLPIIGLQYLISLRFKNFLVPVGAGLILLVGSIFSISWKYGYLVPYSYCMYHYLMGIGKAHPAGNTHLMATGYFLLFTVTGFILFATKKERG
- a CDS encoding ABC transporter ATP-binding protein, encoding MADYCLETTDLTHSFSSTETVLNGINLKVKEGSIYGFLGPNGAGKTTTLRLILGLLRKQQGTITVFGKSFHDHRLEILKNVGSLIESPSLYGHLTAHENLLLFQKIFQCPKSNITEVLERVGLASTGTKKASQFSLGMKQRLGIAVALLHKPEFLILDEPTNGLDPNSMIEVRELLKKLNHEFGTTILISSHLLAEIEKLVMDVGIINKGNLVFQGTLPELKSKQQGASFIAIATNDNSAAIQVLNKLGITATIEPEKLIIPVVSRVEMADINHELVTQGIGVYEITSIKNDLETIFMDLINN
- a CDS encoding MBL fold metallo-hydrolase is translated as MKKISLPAITSCATLLIAFFSCMNMSAQDNPDSIKIRTTTLTPGVYMLDCTGGFGGGNITASVGEDGILIADNMFISMMPKVQAALKKLSDKPVKFALNSHFHGDHIQGNAVLDKNTTIIAHENVRKRVGASADHGRLPDITFTDRTSLYFNGEEIRLIHLPNGHTDSDAVIYFTKSKVLHMGDMFFFGMFPAVYTNGGGDIRQLIKNLEAIIKEADPASKVVPGHGDPASMQDFQNYVAMLKETTAIVEAALKKGKTLDQLTKEKVFAKYNALGEGGAQTTDQYLGMVYKLLGGK